One genomic segment of Culturomica massiliensis includes these proteins:
- a CDS encoding RagB/SusD family nutrient uptake outer membrane protein produces MKKRYISLLFAAACLSLNSCIGDLDTLPLNESDFTSEDAYSTPESYLSGLSKIYYNFANTEDLAVEDGGASEVIRAFWTLQEISSDGCKCAWANDSWVNDINNNNWSDADNAATYAVYARSLHGITYVNEFLRQSTDSRLSDRGIGGADVEKIHSYRSEARFLRAYLYWMAMDIFGDVPFVTEDSPFGAYSPAQKPRKEVFEYIESELLDLTKAEAKMPAARSNYPRADIGAVWGLLARLYLNAEVYTGTARWADAKKACEEVFALGYDLCPSYADLFRGDNGQNPEARQELMFTIDYEAFKTQSYGGTSYLAFASIAATDKYTTLLGINNGWGGIRVPYEYARDYFNVSDPDYENGTYKCSDKRGQLFYIKGRKETMENIDDFNSGWSLFKYNNIPHDKTGAEYESEAQQCAYSNIDFPCIRLGEIYLIYAEAVLNMGSGNDATAVGYLNDLRQRAGLGTIDNFNQDYLIAERARELMWEGHRRTDLIRWNKFTSGSFVWRYKGGSYDGQTFPDYKKIFAIPSSELAANTKLVQNPGY; encoded by the coding sequence ATGAAAAAAAGATATATTTCATTATTGTTCGCCGCAGCTTGCCTGTCCCTGAATTCCTGTATCGGTGATCTGGACACGTTGCCGTTGAACGAATCCGACTTTACATCGGAAGATGCCTACTCTACTCCGGAAAGCTATTTGTCCGGACTGTCTAAAATCTATTACAACTTTGCCAACACGGAAGATTTGGCTGTAGAAGACGGCGGAGCTTCGGAAGTGATCCGGGCTTTCTGGACTTTACAGGAAATATCCAGTGACGGCTGTAAATGTGCCTGGGCAAACGACAGTTGGGTAAACGACATCAATAACAACAACTGGAGTGATGCCGACAATGCTGCCACTTACGCCGTATACGCCCGTAGCTTACACGGCATTACCTATGTAAATGAATTTTTACGCCAAAGTACCGACAGCCGTTTGTCCGACAGAGGTATCGGAGGCGCCGATGTGGAAAAAATCCATAGCTACCGCTCTGAAGCCCGTTTTCTAAGAGCTTATCTATACTGGATGGCTATGGATATTTTCGGGGATGTACCTTTTGTAACGGAAGATAGTCCGTTCGGGGCTTATTCGCCCGCACAAAAACCCCGGAAAGAAGTTTTTGAATACATCGAATCCGAATTGCTCGATCTGACAAAAGCCGAAGCCAAAATGCCGGCAGCCCGTTCCAATTATCCGAGAGCAGACATCGGGGCTGTATGGGGATTACTGGCACGCCTTTACCTGAACGCTGAAGTATACACAGGAACAGCCCGTTGGGCCGATGCCAAAAAAGCCTGTGAAGAAGTGTTTGCCCTGGGATACGATCTTTGCCCCAGCTATGCAGACCTGTTCCGGGGAGATAACGGACAGAACCCGGAAGCCCGGCAGGAATTGATGTTCACCATCGACTACGAAGCTTTCAAAACACAATCTTACGGAGGTACTTCCTACCTGGCTTTTGCCTCTATTGCCGCAACAGATAAATATACGACCTTACTGGGTATCAACAACGGCTGGGGAGGTATCCGCGTACCGTACGAATATGCACGCGATTATTTCAACGTATCCGATCCGGATTATGAAAACGGCACATACAAATGTAGCGATAAGCGCGGTCAGTTATTTTATATCAAAGGCCGGAAAGAAACGATGGAAAATATCGACGATTTTAACAGTGGCTGGTCGTTATTCAAATACAACAATATTCCGCACGACAAAACAGGCGCTGAATATGAATCCGAAGCCCAGCAATGTGCTTACTCCAATATCGATTTCCCTTGTATCCGCTTGGGTGAAATCTATTTGATCTATGCAGAAGCCGTACTGAATATGGGAAGTGGAAACGATGCTACAGCCGTAGGTTATTTGAACGACTTGCGTCAACGCGCCGGTTTAGGCACAATCGATAATTTCAATCAGGATTACCTGATAGCAGAACGGGCCCGTGAACTGATGTGGGAAGGTCATCGTCGTACCGACCTGATCCGTTGGAACAAATTTACATCCGGATCTTTTGTATGGAGATACAAAGGCGGAAGCTATGACGGACAAACATTCCCCGATTATAAGAAAATATTCGCAATCCCGTCTTCAGAACTGGCTGCGAACACAAAATTGGTACAAAATCCGGGATATTAA
- a CDS encoding SusE domain-containing protein, which yields MKFTRYILSLLVIALGFASCDELDKTNAVDGEDIRIPVLNPLGDISIKDSNKEEEVTFTWSAADFGYQAMIDYGIHAVYTDENGEHDILLFSGINETSYATTKDVLNVKFCTAVEEGGLGIAEYATVTVGFYVTATIGTDYTVVRSAENITSKVTTAQAVVKAKGLYVPGSHQGWAPDAAQMIFESAETDVYIGYLDLNTEDGSDAEFKFTSQPDWNGTNYGGSLDAIDNDGGAGNLTTASGFYKAKLDLVNMKAELTKMETVGLMGSFNDWAEDLPMTYDWASKIYSATITVEANGEFKIRFNGNWDYNFGGDINDLTEGGGNIVIEEAGTYLVKFFYNYETYKYCLSYEKQ from the coding sequence ATGAAATTTACCAGATATATTTTATCCCTTTTGGTGATAGCACTAGGCTTCGCAAGTTGCGATGAACTGGATAAAACGAACGCTGTTGACGGAGAAGATATTCGCATCCCGGTTTTGAATCCCCTGGGCGATATCTCGATCAAAGACAGTAACAAGGAAGAAGAAGTGACTTTTACCTGGAGCGCGGCTGATTTCGGCTACCAGGCAATGATCGACTACGGTATCCATGCCGTTTACACCGATGAAAACGGAGAACATGACATCCTGCTATTCTCCGGAATCAACGAAACTTCTTATGCTACGACCAAGGATGTACTGAATGTGAAATTCTGTACTGCCGTAGAAGAAGGCGGATTGGGCATCGCCGAATATGCTACGGTTACCGTCGGATTTTATGTTACCGCTACGATAGGCACCGACTACACTGTCGTACGCTCGGCAGAAAATATAACATCCAAGGTAACAACAGCCCAGGCTGTCGTAAAAGCCAAAGGCTTGTATGTTCCCGGCTCACACCAAGGCTGGGCTCCGGATGCTGCTCAAATGATTTTCGAATCGGCGGAAACAGATGTTTATATCGGCTATCTCGACCTGAATACAGAAGACGGCTCTGACGCAGAATTCAAATTTACTTCTCAGCCCGACTGGAACGGTACAAACTACGGAGGTTCTTTGGATGCAATCGATAATGACGGAGGTGCAGGCAACCTGACAACTGCTTCCGGATTCTATAAGGCAAAATTAGACCTGGTCAATATGAAAGCTGAACTTACGAAGATGGAAACAGTAGGATTGATGGGTAGCTTCAACGACTGGGCCGAAGATCTGCCGATGACATACGATTGGGCTAGTAAAATCTATTCGGCTACGATCACGGTAGAAGCTAACGGAGAATTCAAAATACGTTTCAACGGCAATTGGGATTACAATTTCGGAGGCGATATCAACGATCTGACAGAAGGCGGCGGTAATATTGTCATTGAAGAAGCCGGAACTTATCTTGTGAAATTCTTCTATAACTATGAGACTTACAAATATTGTCTGAGTTACGAAAAACAGTAA
- a CDS encoding SusE domain-containing protein has protein sequence MKYFKYILALIAVSLLAVACSEDPEEFRQTSVVAPVLKTHGMILVTPSSKVENVTFAWNALRPGYKTTVNYELFGKYGEEGAEVSFGSASGLSLTIAKEVFNETVLSAGAPANQLFEMTFFVKAYYDNTSVNSNTITVNIQSQGDLIEPEFTGLEEGQKFELSSATWDQNLSFAWEPASLEVGAEIEYAVFAYFNAPAGPGSRAIPDEAVELVRTTETAFSMTQEAFNELIVKAGAPEGQQSKITLYIKAYSAEIPEGLESASVNILVTTYSVSYPEKLYVVGSHQGWTPASAPSMPMTDVKGIYECFVNLTTADGADTEFKFASQPDWDGTNLGKSGDITPTTDADGNLVITDYALNTDLSAGNLVLPSGIYRIRVNYKTKTFTALKIERVGIIGSATPAGWDGDTEMTYDPAANSWSLTTNLIGGEYKFRMNNNWTYSIGDNGQFENGGNFTFANTEGEYKIIVNTGVYPYQIKLINTAFSDYLYIVGSHQGWSPSTAPGLKGNGEGIYEGFLMLKDKEGKENCEFKFNPDQDWNNNDFGGSFDSSTNSGETGGTSNISVPSAYYYVKVNLAEQTFTLTPVTQVGLIGAFNDWAGDAAFTYNETDGTWVLNALALPAGGDGFKIRFNGGWDLSLGGDPADLTTDNGSNMTVAEAGNYDLVLNILTKPYKLTITKK, from the coding sequence ATGAAATACTTCAAATATATTCTGGCTCTCATAGCCGTCAGCCTGCTGGCAGTTGCCTGCTCCGAAGATCCGGAAGAATTCCGTCAGACTTCGGTCGTCGCTCCGGTATTGAAAACCCACGGAATGATTCTGGTCACTCCTTCTTCCAAAGTAGAAAACGTAACTTTTGCCTGGAATGCACTTCGACCGGGATACAAAACAACGGTGAATTATGAACTTTTCGGTAAATACGGAGAAGAAGGAGCCGAAGTCAGCTTCGGTTCTGCTTCCGGTCTTTCATTGACCATTGCTAAAGAAGTTTTCAATGAAACGGTATTAAGTGCGGGTGCTCCGGCAAACCAACTGTTTGAAATGACCTTCTTCGTAAAAGCATATTACGACAATACTTCTGTCAATTCCAATACAATAACCGTAAATATCCAAAGCCAGGGCGACCTGATCGAACCGGAATTTACCGGCCTGGAAGAAGGTCAGAAATTTGAACTGAGTTCCGCAACCTGGGACCAGAACCTGTCTTTTGCATGGGAACCCGCCAGCCTGGAAGTCGGAGCAGAAATTGAATATGCCGTATTTGCTTATTTCAATGCTCCCGCAGGACCAGGTAGCCGGGCAATCCCCGACGAAGCTGTCGAACTTGTACGGACAACGGAAACCGCTTTTTCCATGACACAGGAAGCTTTTAACGAGCTTATCGTAAAAGCGGGTGCTCCGGAAGGACAACAAAGCAAAATTACCCTCTATATCAAAGCTTATTCTGCTGAAATTCCCGAAGGCCTGGAATCGGCCAGTGTCAATATTCTGGTAACGACCTATTCCGTAAGCTATCCGGAAAAACTGTACGTTGTCGGTTCTCATCAGGGATGGACCCCGGCTTCTGCCCCATCAATGCCGATGACTGATGTGAAAGGTATTTACGAATGTTTTGTCAACCTGACAACAGCCGACGGTGCTGACACAGAATTCAAATTTGCCAGTCAGCCGGACTGGGATGGCACCAACCTCGGTAAATCCGGCGATATTACTCCGACTACAGATGCTGACGGAAATTTAGTGATTACCGATTATGCCCTTAATACCGATCTATCAGCCGGAAATCTGGTATTGCCAAGCGGAATCTACCGTATCCGGGTAAACTATAAAACCAAAACTTTCACAGCATTAAAAATCGAAAGAGTCGGTATTATCGGTTCTGCCACTCCGGCCGGCTGGGATGGCGATACGGAAATGACATACGATCCCGCAGCCAATAGCTGGTCATTGACAACAAATTTGATTGGCGGTGAATACAAATTCCGCATGAACAACAACTGGACCTATTCCATCGGCGATAACGGTCAATTCGAGAACGGCGGCAATTTCACATTTGCCAATACCGAGGGCGAATACAAGATTATTGTGAATACGGGAGTATATCCTTATCAGATAAAATTAATCAACACCGCTTTCTCCGATTATCTGTATATAGTCGGTTCTCATCAGGGCTGGTCGCCCTCAACAGCACCCGGTCTGAAAGGCAATGGAGAAGGTATTTATGAAGGCTTCCTGATGTTAAAGGATAAGGAAGGAAAAGAAAACTGCGAATTCAAATTCAATCCTGATCAGGACTGGAATAACAACGATTTCGGAGGTAGTTTCGATTCGTCCACCAATAGCGGAGAAACCGGCGGAACCTCCAATATCTCTGTCCCTTCAGCCTACTATTATGTCAAGGTAAATCTGGCCGAACAGACGTTCACGCTTACTCCGGTTACACAGGTCGGTTTGATAGGTGCCTTCAATGACTGGGCAGGTGACGCAGCTTTCACGTACAATGAAACCGACGGGACCTGGGTATTGAACGCGCTCGCCTTGCCTGCCGGAGGCGACGGATTCAAAATACGCTTTAACGGTGGATGGGATCTGAGTCTGGGCGGTGATCCGGCAGACCTGACAACGGATAACGGAAGCAATATGACGGTAGCCGAAGCAGGGAACTACGACCTTGTACTGAATATCCTTACCAAGCCTTATAAATTGACCATTACAAAGAAATAA
- a CDS encoding alpha-amylase family glycosyl hydrolase, with protein sequence MILKHKIFCLLWAFVCLLGACSDDDNGTPPPDPDEMPIVNLSMPSATAIYKPGQTISIGGYGFTESSVIAFRSAADTGAYIPATNFKFTDYNISFTTPSVYDLQKVYLQQNSRQWLLGQMQFEARPFEPVDPDQMTSISQYQSKTWDGIKRAGIFYEIFVRSFADSDGDGIGDLKGITAKMDYLNELGVAGIWLTPINPSPSYHGYDVDDYSSIKPEYGTMADFEELVNKAHSLGIKVILDFVINHTSKTHPWFTDACSNENSPYRDYFLFSKDPQADIAAGLIPMTKTYNAGQWHSVATGTTEYKYMGMFSDWMPEINYGAVNECENSPAFKAICDAGRFWLSKGVDGFRLDAVKHIYQDENSDENPTFLKKFYTELAKTKADLYMVGEALAEHNTVAPYYEGLPALFDFSSWYRMMYAIQNSHAKWFPKDMISYQDEYAAYRSDFIDATKLSNHDEDRARSVLGGSSNLSLERAKMAAAILMTSVGSPYIYYGEEIGMLGMKTNGDENVRDPMLWDVRAQDNYRTTWRTSVYSTEATVGTVAGQAEKVNSIYNIYRYFIKLRNAYPALATGKMTLTEAFNDAEDSDKNFMVFYREAEGEKLLVIHNVSNTLKTYTLKKAIKQPIADTKGTGLKKISDNEYLIYMPAYSSIIIEM encoded by the coding sequence ATGATACTAAAACACAAAATATTCTGTCTACTCTGGGCTTTTGTCTGCTTACTCGGTGCTTGCAGCGACGACGATAACGGAACTCCGCCCCCTGACCCGGACGAAATGCCGATTGTCAATTTATCGATGCCGTCGGCTACGGCCATTTATAAACCGGGACAGACAATTTCTATCGGAGGTTACGGCTTTACTGAATCCAGCGTTATAGCTTTCCGTTCGGCCGCAGATACAGGTGCTTACATTCCTGCTACGAACTTTAAATTTACCGATTACAACATCAGCTTTACAACCCCCTCAGTCTACGACCTGCAAAAAGTATATCTGCAACAAAACAGCCGGCAATGGCTATTGGGACAAATGCAATTCGAAGCCCGTCCTTTCGAGCCTGTCGACCCGGACCAGATGACATCCATCTCCCAATACCAATCCAAAACATGGGACGGAATAAAACGGGCCGGAATTTTCTATGAAATATTTGTCCGCTCTTTTGCCGATAGTGACGGCGATGGAATCGGTGATCTCAAAGGAATTACAGCTAAAATGGATTATCTGAATGAACTCGGAGTTGCCGGCATCTGGCTGACCCCGATTAATCCGAGTCCTTCCTACCACGGCTATGATGTGGACGACTACTCTTCCATCAAACCGGAATACGGTACGATGGCCGATTTCGAAGAATTAGTAAATAAAGCACACAGTCTCGGCATCAAAGTGATCCTGGACTTTGTCATCAACCACACATCCAAAACTCATCCCTGGTTTACCGACGCATGCAGCAACGAAAACAGTCCTTACCGGGATTATTTCCTCTTTTCCAAAGATCCGCAGGCAGACATTGCTGCCGGCCTTATTCCAATGACGAAAACTTACAATGCCGGACAATGGCATTCCGTAGCTACCGGTACCACCGAATACAAATACATGGGTATGTTTTCCGACTGGATGCCTGAAATTAATTACGGAGCAGTAAACGAATGTGAAAATTCGCCGGCTTTTAAAGCCATTTGCGATGCGGGCCGTTTTTGGCTGAGTAAAGGAGTTGACGGTTTCCGGCTGGATGCCGTAAAACACATCTACCAGGATGAAAACTCAGATGAAAATCCCACATTCCTGAAAAAATTCTATACGGAACTGGCCAAAACCAAAGCCGATCTTTATATGGTCGGGGAAGCTTTGGCCGAACATAATACGGTAGCTCCTTATTACGAAGGACTTCCGGCCCTATTTGATTTCAGCAGTTGGTACCGGATGATGTATGCCATCCAGAACAGCCACGCCAAATGGTTCCCCAAAGACATGATCAGCTACCAGGATGAATATGCCGCTTACCGGAGCGATTTTATCGATGCGACGAAACTCTCCAATCACGACGAGGACCGTGCCCGTTCAGTATTGGGTGGCAGCAGCAATCTGAGTCTGGAAAGGGCCAAAATGGCAGCAGCCATTCTTATGACATCGGTAGGAAGTCCCTATATCTACTATGGTGAAGAAATCGGTATGTTGGGTATGAAAACCAACGGCGACGAAAACGTACGCGATCCGATGCTATGGGACGTGCGGGCACAGGATAATTACCGCACAACCTGGCGTACATCCGTTTATTCCACCGAAGCAACCGTCGGAACAGTAGCCGGACAAGCCGAAAAAGTGAACTCCATTTACAATATCTACCGTTATTTCATAAAATTGCGTAATGCCTATCCTGCTTTAGCAACCGGAAAAATGACACTAACCGAAGCATTTAACGACGCAGAAGACAGCGACAAAAATTTTATGGTATTCTATCGGGAAGCCGAAGGAGAAAAATTACTGGTAATCCACAATGTCTCCAATACCTTGAAGACTTATACTCTGAAAAAAGCCATCAAACAGCCGATAGCCGATACCAAAGGCACAGGCCTGAAAAAAATCAGTGACAATGAATACCTGATTTATATGCCGGCTTACTCAAGCATTATTATCGAAATGTAA
- a CDS encoding alpha-amylase family glycosyl hydrolase, with protein MPRCVILLAWIFLVYACREDIRLPEHPAIYDLATPIRLSGDTTRVYLTDYFLEPAKIKKITSSEDLKPVWKKGRNEILLLPEISAKPMGNIRVKTEGYTYDIPVLKSMGNDHTGKAPVIFTDRIKGDTVCLLNRNPVEEWAVYVENQKLKKSCLFPDSNGIRIVIPPVTKEFGRIELRVWALNESGVSNDIFIPLEKGKVIMDAGLLNRFDKRASTLYFLMIDRFKDSLPGNNHPLNTKEVLPIADYMGGDIAGVAQKLKEGYFDSLGINTIWLSPITQNPEGAYGLWKNPKTKFSGYHGYWPVSSSRIDYRYGTPEELKELITEAHKRNINVILDYVANHVHEEHPLYQQHKDWATNLHLPDGSLNTERWDDHRLTTWFDTFLPTLDLERAEVYEPMTDSALYWIKEYDLDGFRHDATKHIPEVFWRTLTYKLKKNIVFPRNITVYQVGETYGSRELIASYIGSGLLDGQFDFNVYDDAVAVFARPEIGFQRLNRSLEESFHCYGVHNLMSYISGNQDRARFISYAAGDIRFTEDSKVAGWTRKIGERKPSDEKAYDKLIQLIAFNATIPGIPVIYYGDEIGMTGGNDPDNRRMMRFDGLSEEEQRVKEKTAKLNKFRRNSMALMYGDFVPLRVEDKVYAYLRSYFGEDVVVIFNKHEEEITLKLDLPQRDRRGTFKSMFGSRFSYDNSKLIVDVPGNGVEVFYNEIRSL; from the coding sequence ATGCCGAGATGTGTGATTTTGCTAGCATGGATTTTTTTAGTTTATGCCTGTCGTGAAGATATACGTTTGCCTGAGCACCCGGCGATTTACGATTTAGCGACACCGATCCGTTTAAGTGGCGATACGACCCGGGTATATCTTACTGATTACTTTTTGGAACCGGCGAAAATAAAGAAGATAACTTCTTCTGAAGATCTGAAGCCGGTATGGAAAAAAGGGAGAAATGAAATTCTGTTGTTGCCTGAAATATCGGCGAAACCTATGGGAAATATCCGGGTTAAGACTGAAGGGTATACGTACGACATACCCGTACTGAAATCTATGGGGAATGATCATACGGGGAAAGCTCCTGTAATTTTCACGGATAGGATAAAAGGGGATACGGTCTGTCTGTTGAACCGGAATCCGGTGGAGGAATGGGCGGTGTATGTAGAGAATCAAAAATTGAAGAAAAGCTGTCTTTTTCCGGACAGTAATGGTATACGGATTGTCATTCCTCCGGTGACAAAGGAATTCGGGCGAATAGAATTGAGGGTTTGGGCCTTGAACGAATCCGGAGTCTCTAACGATATTTTTATTCCTTTGGAAAAGGGGAAAGTGATTATGGACGCCGGTTTGTTGAATCGGTTCGATAAACGGGCTTCGACTCTTTATTTTTTGATGATCGATCGTTTTAAAGATTCATTACCCGGTAATAATCATCCGTTGAATACCAAAGAAGTGTTGCCTATTGCCGATTATATGGGAGGAGACATTGCCGGTGTGGCCCAAAAACTGAAAGAAGGGTATTTTGATTCGTTGGGTATCAATACAATATGGCTGTCGCCGATCACTCAAAATCCCGAAGGTGCGTATGGTTTGTGGAAGAATCCGAAGACTAAATTCTCAGGTTATCACGGATATTGGCCGGTATCTTCTTCTCGTATAGACTATCGTTATGGAACACCGGAAGAGTTGAAAGAACTTATTACAGAGGCACATAAACGGAATATAAATGTGATTTTGGATTATGTTGCCAATCACGTACATGAGGAACATCCGTTGTATCAGCAGCATAAAGATTGGGCGACAAATTTACACCTTCCGGACGGTAGCCTGAATACGGAACGTTGGGATGACCATCGTCTGACAACCTGGTTCGATACGTTTTTGCCCACATTGGACCTGGAGAGGGCAGAGGTGTATGAGCCGATGACGGATTCGGCTTTGTATTGGATAAAAGAATACGATCTGGACGGTTTCCGTCACGATGCGACAAAGCATATTCCGGAGGTATTTTGGCGGACACTGACTTATAAACTCAAGAAAAATATTGTATTTCCGCGAAATATAACCGTTTATCAGGTTGGGGAAACGTATGGCAGCCGGGAGCTGATAGCTTCCTATATAGGTTCCGGGTTACTGGACGGACAATTTGATTTCAATGTGTATGATGATGCTGTGGCTGTTTTTGCACGGCCGGAGATCGGGTTTCAGCGTTTGAACCGTTCTCTGGAAGAGAGTTTCCATTGTTATGGAGTACATAATCTGATGTCTTATATTTCCGGTAATCAGGATAGGGCTCGCTTTATTTCATATGCTGCCGGAGATATCCGTTTTACAGAAGACAGCAAAGTTGCCGGATGGACCCGTAAGATTGGGGAACGGAAACCGTCGGATGAGAAGGCTTATGATAAATTGATACAATTGATCGCTTTCAATGCGACAATACCGGGGATACCTGTTATTTATTACGGGGATGAAATCGGTATGACAGGCGGGAACGATCCGGATAATCGCCGGATGATGCGCTTTGATGGATTGAGTGAAGAGGAACAGAGGGTGAAGGAGAAGACGGCAAAACTGAATAAGTTCAGACGCAATAGTATGGCATTGATGTATGGAGATTTTGTGCCTTTACGGGTGGAAGATAAAGTATATGCTTACCTGCGTTCTTATTTTGGGGAGGATGTCGTTGTGATTTTCAATAAGCATGAAGAAGAGATAACTTTGAAGCTTGATCTGCCCCAGCGGGATCGGAGAGGTACATTTAAGTCCATGTTCGGCAGTCGTTTCAGTTATGATAATTCGAAATTAATCGTCGATGTTCCGGGAAATGGGGTGGAGGTATTTTACAACGAAATAAGAAGTTTGTGA
- a CDS encoding LacI family DNA-binding transcriptional regulator, giving the protein MQVTLKELAERLKLAPSTVSRALKGHPDISEETQLRVRRLAEELHYAPNVMATNLRCQKSNFIAVVVPEIRRDFYAAFVNGAEKIFRENGYFPVLFQSCEDFRQEEAICRSIGVSRMGGVLVSVAQTTHFFQHFYSLQEQGIPLLFFDRIAGELDTDRVITDDFMGAYEVVRHLIVQGYRKIVHYAGVQHLQVAQKRRLGYLQALQDFHIPVEEDMIVYCNTAADVSLYTPQLMQSLAPDALFAVDDDMAVEVLSVLKEMGYRIPDDLAVCGFSGDNITKVTEPGLTSVDRHAEDMGEISARLLLERIQMPHKFPTVTKMIKPALVVRKSTERPVRPLE; this is encoded by the coding sequence ATGCAGGTAACCCTAAAAGAGTTGGCCGAAAGATTGAAACTTGCTCCTTCAACTGTATCCAGGGCTTTAAAAGGGCATCCTGATATCAGTGAGGAGACACAATTACGTGTGCGTAGATTAGCCGAGGAGTTACATTATGCACCTAATGTCATGGCAACGAATCTTCGTTGTCAGAAATCGAATTTCATTGCCGTTGTAGTTCCGGAGATCCGTCGTGATTTTTATGCTGCTTTTGTAAACGGAGCAGAAAAAATTTTCCGGGAAAACGGTTATTTTCCGGTCCTGTTTCAAAGTTGTGAAGATTTCCGGCAAGAGGAAGCGATATGTCGCAGTATCGGCGTTTCCCGGATGGGAGGGGTATTAGTATCAGTGGCGCAGACGACACATTTTTTTCAACATTTTTATAGTTTGCAGGAACAGGGGATTCCGCTTTTGTTTTTCGATCGTATAGCAGGGGAATTGGATACTGATAGAGTGATTACGGACGATTTTATGGGGGCTTATGAAGTTGTACGGCATTTGATCGTTCAGGGATACCGTAAAATAGTCCATTATGCAGGAGTACAGCATTTGCAGGTAGCACAAAAAAGGCGGTTGGGATATTTACAGGCTTTGCAGGATTTTCATATCCCTGTGGAAGAGGATATGATTGTATATTGCAATACGGCGGCTGATGTCAGCTTATATACTCCGCAGTTGATGCAGAGTTTGGCTCCGGATGCTCTGTTCGCAGTGGATGATGATATGGCCGTAGAGGTATTGTCGGTATTGAAAGAAATGGGATATCGTATTCCGGATGACCTTGCCGTGTGTGGATTTTCGGGCGATAATATCACGAAGGTGACAGAACCCGGCTTGACTTCGGTAGACCGGCATGCTGAAGACATGGGAGAAATTTCGGCCCGTTTATTGCTGGAAAGGATACAAATGCCCCACAAGTTCCCTACGGTGACGAAAATGATAAAACCTGCTTTAGTGGTCAGAAAAAGTACCGAGCGACCTGTGAGGCCTTTGGAGTAA
- a CDS encoding leucine-rich repeat domain-containing protein has translation MNAQISSEFIILEFISAPSVPFQMTLYAEKLFIDWGDGKCLSYDPQNIYFNLQHAYRTEEVHRIKIFGSKISFLSLTNQRVVNLLLSNCPSLEYLHCEGNELTELNLSNCPRLEELHCNSNNLTEFELPLHNHLNYLNLSHNSLSVLVLKNAHSLQRLYCSHCHLYELDLSDCHSINNLNISHNFLPTSVLDRLIESLPEKKATDYATLYFSMNPGVSKQQAQILQDKGWH, from the coding sequence ATGAATGCCCAGATATCCAGCGAATTTATCATTCTCGAATTTATCAGCGCTCCTTCTGTCCCCTTTCAAATGACTTTATACGCAGAAAAGCTCTTCATAGATTGGGGAGATGGTAAATGCCTCTCATACGATCCCCAAAATATCTATTTTAACCTGCAACATGCTTATAGAACGGAAGAAGTACACCGAATCAAGATATTCGGCAGCAAAATCAGCTTTCTCTCTTTAACCAATCAACGGGTGGTCAACCTGCTTCTATCCAATTGCCCTTCTTTAGAATATTTACATTGTGAAGGCAACGAACTGACAGAGTTGAATCTCAGTAACTGCCCCCGTCTTGAAGAATTACATTGTAATTCCAATAACCTGACCGAATTCGAGCTTCCATTACACAATCATCTGAACTACCTAAACCTGTCTCACAATTCGCTAAGTGTACTGGTTTTAAAAAACGCACATTCTTTACAACGTTTATACTGCTCCCACTGTCATTTGTATGAATTAGATTTAAGTGATTGCCACTCCATTAACAATCTGAACATCAGTCATAATTTTCTTCCTACCTCCGTTTTAGACCGCCTCATCGAAAGTCTTCCTGAAAAAAAAGCCACAGATTACGCAACTCTCTATTTTTCTATGAATCCCGGTGTTTCAAAACAACAGGCACAAATTCTTCAGGATAAGGGATGGCATTGA